The Hypanus sabinus isolate sHypSab1 chromosome 3, sHypSab1.hap1, whole genome shotgun sequence genome contains a region encoding:
- the LOC132391128 gene encoding mitochondrial uncoupling protein 2-like, which produces MVGLKPLDKPPTNSIKIIGAGTAACIADLVTFPLDTTKVRLQIQGESRSVQSVTSVKYRGVFGTIATIVRTEGVRSLYNGLVAGLHRQMSFSSVRIGLYDSVKLFYSNGSDTISIGCRLLAGCTTGAMAVTLAQPTDVVKVRFQAQANLTGMTKRYSGTLNAYRTIAKEEGFKGLWKGALPNIARNSIVNCAELVTYDLFKDAILRYNLMTDNLPCHFCAGFAAGFCTTIVASPVDVVKTRYMNSTPGQYSSAINCSFAMLRKEGLTAFYKGFMPSFLRLGSWNVVMFVSYEQLKRAMMLAKQSWESL; this is translated from the exons ATGGTTGGATTAAAACCCTTGGACAAACCTCCAACAAACAGTATAAAAATAATTGGAGCTGGAACAGCAGCATGTATTGCCGATCTTGTCACATTCCCTCTCGATACGACCAAAGTGAGATTGCAG ATTCAAGGAGAATCCAGATCTGTGCAGAGTGTGACTTCTGTGAAGTATAGGGGGGTCTTTGGTACCATAGCTACAATTGTGAGGACTGAAGGAGTGAGAAGTCTCTACAATGGCTTAGTGGCTGGTCTTCATCGTCAGATGAGTTTCTCTTCTGTTCGCATTGGGCTTTATGATTCTGTTAAACTCTTCTACTCCAATGGATCTGACA CTATCTCCATCGGATGTCGCTTGCTTGCTGGATGTACAACTGGCGCGATGGCAGTCACCTTGGCACAGCCTACCGATGTGGTGAAAGTCAGGTTTCAAGCACAAGCAAACCTCACTGGTATGACTAAGcgctacagtgggacattgaatgCCTACAGAACAATTGCCAAAGAAGAAGGATTCAAAGGATTATGGAAAG GTGCTTTGCCAAATATTGCTCGTAATTCCATTGTGAATTGTGCAGAACTGGTCACTTATGACTTGTTCAAGGATGCAATCTTAAGATATAATCTCATGACCG ATAACCTTCCTTGCCACTTCTGTGCTGGTTTTGCTGCTGGGTTCTGCACGACCATTGTTGCTTCACCCGTTGATGTTGTGAAGACGCGATACATGAACTCTACCCCTGGCCAGTACAGTAGTGCTATTAATTGTTCCTTCGCCATGCTGCGAAAGGAGGGCTTGACAGCTTTTTATAAAGG GTTCATGCCCTCCTTCCTGAGGCTGGGCTCATGGAATGTGGTGATGTTTGTCTCCTATGAACAGCTGAAACGTGCAATGATGTTGGCCAAGCAGTCCTGGGAATCTCTTTGA